In the genome of Fulvivirga maritima, one region contains:
- a CDS encoding bifunctional UDP-N-acetylmuramoyl-tripeptide:D-alanyl-D-alanine ligase/alanine racemase has product MITFQQLPAITRGVILSESGPAEIKYLLTDSRKSFYARGALFFAISGKRHDGHSYISNLYQEGVRQFVVEKDLDVSAYPESNFLKVDNVITALQSIAQHHRENYKLLSVGITGSNGKTIIKEWLHQMLASYKKVVKSPHSYNSQIGVPLSVWQINDLHEVGIFEAGISTTGEMQKLASIIQPEIGIFTNIGSAHAQGFASIEEKVKEKASLFDNARQVIYCKDHKLIDQALQHKGFTWGHSAEADIHIISQESKQGQTSMQIAYKGHNHVLNFPFASEAALQNSMHCVAFLTLMGFEFNIIQKGLDKLQTIPMRLEMKKALNGSSLIDDTYNNDLAGLRIAVEFLSHQTQHPKRTVILSDIQQSDLNEEELYQQINTIFKAADIKRFIGIGPVITKNKGCFDIPSSFYENTADFLNDFDLSQLQNELILVKGARSFTFEKVVRALEERLHGTQLQINLDALTHNLNFYKSRLKPETRLMVMVKAFAYGSGSLEIANLMQFHRVDYLGVAYADEGMFLRTNGIYLPIMVMNPSEDSFETIIRYDLEPEIYNLNILNNFISYLDGRPAKIHLKLDTGMHRLGFEKPDLEELLSLLKANPNLVVKSIFSHLAGADEAEHKDFSYQQAKKVKDWSDIIKKGLGYAPIVHLLNSPGIIRFPDLQFDMVRLGIGLYGLDTNNLEQQHLLPISRLKTMISQIKKVNPGETVGYSRKGKVNHEMKIATIAIGYADGFNRGFGNGNGEVWINGKKAPVIGNVCMDMTMIDVTNIDAQEGDEVEVFGEHVTITEMADKINTIPYEILTNVSQRVKRIYYTE; this is encoded by the coding sequence ATGATTACGTTCCAGCAACTACCCGCTATCACCAGGGGAGTTATATTATCTGAAAGTGGGCCCGCAGAAATAAAATATTTATTAACAGATAGCCGAAAGTCTTTCTATGCCAGAGGCGCCTTGTTTTTTGCCATTTCAGGAAAAAGACATGATGGCCACAGCTATATCTCAAATTTATATCAAGAGGGCGTTCGGCAGTTTGTAGTAGAAAAAGACCTGGACGTATCAGCATACCCTGAAAGTAATTTTCTGAAAGTAGATAATGTAATTACTGCACTTCAGTCAATAGCACAGCATCATCGTGAGAATTATAAGCTACTATCTGTCGGCATAACCGGTAGCAACGGTAAAACCATTATCAAAGAGTGGCTTCACCAGATGTTGGCTTCTTATAAAAAAGTAGTAAAAAGCCCGCATAGCTATAACTCACAAATAGGCGTGCCACTTTCTGTATGGCAAATCAATGACCTCCACGAAGTGGGCATATTTGAAGCCGGCATAAGCACCACCGGTGAAATGCAAAAGCTGGCAAGCATTATACAGCCAGAAATTGGCATTTTTACTAACATTGGTTCAGCTCATGCTCAGGGATTTGCCTCTATAGAAGAAAAAGTAAAAGAAAAGGCCTCTCTTTTTGATAATGCTCGTCAAGTTATTTATTGTAAAGATCATAAGCTGATAGACCAGGCCTTGCAGCATAAAGGGTTTACCTGGGGACATTCGGCCGAGGCAGATATACACATCATTAGCCAAGAAAGCAAACAGGGTCAAACCTCTATGCAAATAGCCTATAAAGGCCATAATCATGTGCTTAATTTTCCATTTGCCTCTGAAGCAGCATTGCAAAACAGCATGCATTGCGTGGCTTTTCTCACTTTAATGGGTTTTGAATTCAACATCATACAAAAAGGACTGGATAAGCTGCAGACCATCCCTATGCGGCTGGAGATGAAAAAAGCGCTGAATGGCTCTTCTTTAATAGATGATACCTATAATAATGACCTGGCTGGCCTACGCATAGCGGTAGAGTTTCTGTCTCACCAGACACAACACCCGAAAAGAACGGTGATATTATCAGACATACAGCAAAGTGATTTAAATGAAGAAGAGCTTTATCAGCAAATCAATACCATATTTAAAGCTGCTGACATAAAACGATTTATAGGAATAGGCCCCGTTATTACAAAAAACAAAGGCTGCTTTGATATTCCCTCCTCCTTTTATGAAAATACAGCTGATTTTTTAAATGACTTTGACCTGAGTCAACTACAAAATGAACTGATTCTGGTAAAAGGAGCACGTAGTTTTACTTTTGAAAAAGTGGTGCGAGCACTTGAAGAAAGGCTTCATGGCACCCAACTACAAATTAACCTGGACGCGCTCACTCATAATCTTAACTTCTATAAATCTCGCTTAAAACCAGAGACACGGCTCATGGTAATGGTAAAAGCCTTTGCCTATGGCAGTGGCAGCTTAGAGATAGCCAACCTCATGCAGTTCCATAGGGTTGATTATCTGGGAGTGGCCTATGCTGATGAAGGCATGTTTTTAAGAACCAATGGCATTTATCTACCCATAATGGTGATGAACCCTAGCGAAGACAGCTTTGAAACCATCATCAGGTATGATCTGGAACCTGAAATCTATAATTTAAATATCCTCAATAATTTTATTAGTTACTTAGATGGCCGTCCGGCAAAAATTCATTTAAAGCTGGACACCGGCATGCATAGGCTCGGCTTTGAAAAACCTGATCTGGAAGAATTATTAAGTCTGCTGAAGGCTAATCCTAACCTGGTAGTAAAAAGTATTTTCAGTCACCTGGCCGGAGCTGATGAAGCAGAACATAAGGATTTCTCCTATCAGCAGGCGAAAAAAGTAAAAGACTGGTCTGATATTATTAAAAAGGGCCTTGGTTATGCTCCCATTGTTCATTTATTAAATTCACCGGGTATTATTCGTTTTCCTGATTTACAGTTTGACATGGTGCGCTTAGGAATAGGACTTTATGGCCTGGACACCAACAACCTGGAGCAGCAGCACCTATTGCCAATCAGCCGATTAAAAACCATGATTTCTCAAATAAAAAAAGTTAATCCGGGAGAGACGGTAGGCTATAGCCGAAAAGGAAAGGTGAATCATGAAATGAAAATAGCCACTATAGCTATAGGCTATGCAGACGGCTTTAACCGGGGTTTTGGCAATGGCAATGGAGAAGTATGGATCAATGGCAAAAAAGCACCTGTAATAGGCAATGTTTGTATGGACATGACTATGATTGATGTCACCAATATTGATGCACAGGAAGGAGATGAAGTAGAGGTTTTTGGAGAACACGTAACCATTACAGAAATGGCTGATAAAATCAATACCATTCCTTATGAAATATTGACTAATGTGAGCCAAAGAGTAAAGCGAATCTATTATACTGAGTAA
- a CDS encoding DUF3857 domain-containing protein: MARIFLLLSAIFSVQLAFSQKSPEKFGDISVENLQMTTNPIDSSAGALIMFDYGATSFDHNFEISMRNHVRIKIFNSSEFDRGTIKIPFGAKDRVEKFKAATYNLVDGKIVESKFSRRDAFIENVNDDVSQMRFSLPDIKEGSIIEYTYDVNYGSWGSLNTWYFQTSIPVLYSEYVVSLPEYFDYKKVQTGFVALADYEQKFENELIYYRKFTLNKGIYTPEVYADLVEFYKQVRAADKKKAVLVNKT, translated from the coding sequence TTGGCTAGAATATTCCTACTCCTCTCTGCCATTTTTTCTGTACAGTTGGCTTTCTCTCAAAAAAGCCCTGAAAAGTTTGGCGACATTAGTGTTGAAAACCTGCAAATGACCACAAACCCAATTGACTCGTCAGCTGGAGCCCTGATAATGTTTGATTATGGAGCTACGTCATTTGATCACAATTTTGAAATTAGCATGAGAAATCACGTTAGGATCAAGATTTTTAACAGCTCAGAATTTGACCGTGGAACTATTAAAATTCCTTTTGGCGCAAAAGACAGAGTTGAAAAATTTAAAGCAGCCACTTATAATCTGGTTGATGGAAAGATTGTAGAATCTAAATTTTCAAGAAGAGATGCTTTTATAGAAAATGTTAATGATGACGTAAGTCAGATGCGATTTAGCTTACCTGATATCAAGGAAGGCTCAATTATCGAATATACTTATGATGTAAATTATGGTAGTTGGGGCAGTTTGAATACCTGGTATTTTCAGACTTCTATCCCGGTGCTGTATAGCGAATACGTAGTGTCTTTGCCTGAGTACTTTGACTATAAAAAAGTGCAAACAGGTTTTGTGGCGTTGGCTGATTATGAGCAAAAATTTGAAAATGAACTAATATACTACCGAAAGTTTACTTTAAATAAAGGTATTTATACGCCTGAAGTATATGCTGACTTGGTAGAATTTTATAAACAAGTAAGAGCGGCAGATAAGAAAAAAGCGGTTTTGGTTAATAAAACATAA
- the radA gene encoding DNA repair protein RadA translates to MAKTKTLFFCQNCGYESAKWLGKCPSCGSWNSFVEEVTKSSSSTDKNEWRTKSKQQKSAPKKVGEITHEKDQRINSKNSELNRVLGGGIVAGSVVLIAGEPGIGKSTLMLQIALSVNCKVLYVSGEESEQQIKMRADRITNIESSANECFILAETDTQDIFSQAEELKPDVLILDSIQTLHSSHVESAAGSVSQVKQCTAELIKFAKETNTPLFLVGHITKDGTIAGPKVLEHMVDTVLQFEGDRHLSYRILRTTKNRFGSTSELGIYEMLGSGLREVSNPSEILISQKDGELSGVTIGATIEGNRPLMIEIQSLVSTAAYGTPQRSSTGFEPRRLNMLLAVLEKRCGFRLGLQDVFLNMAGGIKVEDPAMDLAVCCAVVSSLEEISIPEKVCFAAEVGLGGELRAVNRIESRIAEAEKLGFDEIYISKFGMKGAEQSKFNIAIKPFSKINDIFSELFG, encoded by the coding sequence ATGGCCAAAACTAAAACCTTATTCTTTTGTCAGAATTGCGGGTATGAATCAGCTAAGTGGCTGGGCAAGTGCCCTTCATGCGGTAGCTGGAACAGCTTTGTAGAAGAAGTAACTAAAAGCAGCTCATCTACTGATAAAAATGAATGGAGAACCAAAAGCAAACAGCAAAAATCTGCTCCTAAAAAAGTAGGGGAGATAACTCATGAAAAAGACCAGCGGATTAACTCTAAAAACAGTGAGCTTAATCGTGTACTTGGTGGAGGTATAGTGGCAGGGTCTGTGGTGCTCATTGCGGGCGAACCTGGTATTGGCAAGTCTACACTGATGCTGCAAATAGCGCTTTCTGTTAACTGCAAAGTGCTGTATGTATCTGGTGAAGAAAGTGAACAGCAAATAAAAATGCGTGCCGACAGGATCACTAATATCGAATCTAGCGCCAACGAATGTTTTATTTTAGCAGAAACAGATACTCAGGACATTTTTTCGCAAGCTGAAGAATTGAAGCCTGATGTACTGATTCTAGACTCTATCCAAACACTGCACTCTTCTCATGTAGAATCTGCCGCTGGTAGTGTTTCTCAGGTAAAACAATGTACAGCGGAGCTGATAAAATTTGCCAAGGAAACCAATACACCACTATTTTTGGTAGGCCATATTACAAAAGATGGCACCATAGCCGGCCCCAAGGTATTAGAACACATGGTGGATACCGTACTTCAATTTGAAGGCGACCGTCACCTCTCGTACCGCATATTAAGAACTACCAAAAACAGGTTCGGTTCTACTTCAGAGCTAGGCATTTATGAAATGTTGGGCTCTGGCTTAAGAGAAGTGAGCAACCCATCAGAAATACTTATATCACAAAAAGACGGAGAGCTGAGTGGTGTAACTATTGGGGCTACAATAGAAGGCAACCGACCTTTAATGATAGAAATACAATCATTAGTAAGCACGGCGGCCTATGGCACCCCACAAAGGAGCTCAACAGGTTTTGAGCCTCGCCGGTTAAATATGCTACTGGCAGTATTAGAAAAACGATGTGGTTTCAGATTAGGCCTGCAAGATGTATTTTTAAATATGGCCGGAGGCATAAAAGTAGAAGATCCTGCCATGGACTTGGCAGTGTGCTGTGCGGTAGTATCATCATTAGAAGAAATATCTATACCCGAAAAAGTATGCTTTGCTGCGGAAGTAGGGCTTGGTGGTGAGCTAAGAGCCGTAAACAGAATTGAAAGTAGAATAGCAGAAGCGGAAAAGCTTGGCTTTGATGAAATTTATATATCGAAATTCGGAATGAAAGGGGCAGAACAATCAAAATTTAACATTGCCATTAAACCTTTCAGTAAGATAAACGATATTTTTAGTGAACTCTTTGGATAA
- a CDS encoding DUF2179 domain-containing protein: METYFADWGIDSETFRIVVLPLMIFFARICDVSINTIRIIFVMGGKKAVSTILGFFESLIWLLAIGQIFQHIDNIYSYIAYPAGFACGILVGMLIEERLALGKVVVRIITSADLSSILDYIHDKNIRYSIVSSETHEGEEKLLFTVQNRDNLPEFLNYMQKSLPKAFYTVESVKSASESGLLIEKPSRRGLGSWLTSIRRK, from the coding sequence ATGGAAACTTATTTTGCGGATTGGGGAATAGACTCAGAGACCTTCAGAATTGTAGTATTACCTCTCATGATTTTCTTTGCAAGGATTTGTGATGTATCCATCAATACTATAAGAATTATATTCGTAATGGGCGGCAAAAAAGCCGTTTCTACCATATTAGGCTTTTTTGAATCACTTATTTGGCTTTTAGCTATTGGTCAAATTTTTCAACATATAGACAATATCTATTCTTACATAGCCTACCCGGCAGGATTTGCCTGTGGTATTTTAGTAGGAATGTTGATAGAAGAGCGCTTAGCCCTAGGCAAGGTAGTAGTAAGAATAATTACCTCCGCCGATCTCTCCTCTATACTAGACTATATTCATGATAAAAACATCCGATACTCTATCGTATCATCAGAAACTCATGAAGGAGAAGAAAAACTGCTCTTTACCGTTCAAAATCGTGATAATTTACCTGAATTCTTAAATTATATGCAAAAGTCATTACCAAAAGCATTTTACACGGTAGAATCTGTAAAAAGTGCCAGTGAATCAGGACTGCTAATAGAAAAACCCAGCAGAAGAGGACTAGGCTCCTGGCTTACTTCTATCAGAAGAAAGTAA